The genomic region GCGAAGTCGTGCTCGCCGAGCACGCAAGCACGAGCCGCCTGACGCCAGGTGTCGACGAGCGCGAACGGCTGCTCGGTGACCAGCGCGTCCATCGTCGGCAGGTCGACCTCGATCGCGCCGAGAGTGGCTTCCAGGCGATAGCGCAGCTCCCCGGCAGGGCCACGGGTGCGGCCGGTGCTGCCTTCGAGGTTGATGTGCGGGTTGGCGGCACGCATCGCCTGATGGCTCCAGACGAGTACGGCGTAGCGGTAGCGCGCGATCTGCTCACCGATCAATTTCCGCTCATCGGGAGTCGTGGTCTCGGGGACCGTGTGCACGCCGGCGCCGCCGATGCGGTGCTGGATGCGGTGCTGCCGCAGCAGTTCACTCAGCGCATCGCGGAGCATCCCGCTGGTCTCGCCGTACATCAGGGCGCATCCAGTTCTCGGGCGGCCCACAGCATGTCGAGGACGAGCTCGACGGTCAGGGAGTCGATGCCGTGCCTGACGAGGTCCTCGATGGCCGACTCGGCGACCTCGAAGAGCACGTCGCGGTTGGTGACCGGGACCGGGCTGATGCCAGGGATGTAGTCGCCGTGGATGAAGTCGATCTGGAGCAGCACGCGGTCGTACTCGATCGACGCATCGGTCGTGAGCGCGGCGTCGGCCAGGGCGGCGACGTAGGAGCGGGCCTCGGCGAGGGTGACCGCGTGGGCGAGCAGCATGGGGGAGTCCTCTCGGGGGCGGGAGATGGTCGGCATGTCTTCGACCGTGGAGTGGTCGATCGAGGACGCCGAGAGCGCGTAGTCCTGTCTGTGGACAAGCCGATGGAAAGTCCCGCTGTCTATCGGGTGCGCGGCTACGCAGCGAAGCGAACCGCGTCTTCGATCGCTCTGCGGACGGCGAGGTCCTCGGCGACGAACGCGTTGAAGTCGGCTCGTCGGTCGACGATCTCGACCTCCGGCGCGGGCTCGTGCGGGGCTTCTCCGGGCCACGCGGTCTGCCGGGTCGGCCGGTCACGGTCCAGCCGCGTGCCGCACAGGGACACCCACTCGCGTAGCCGGTTTCGGGCCTCGGCGAAGTCTCGATGCCAGGCGAGAGGTGCTGACGGCGAGCCGTCGGGGTCGTAGGCGTTGAGCCAGTGGGTGTGGAGTGCAGAGAGTTCCCAGATCAGCTCGTCGTGGCGATGCCACAGCGGTGGGATCACCGTCGGCGGCAGGCCGTAGGTGTGCCGCAGCCAGTCCACCCACGCGTCGAGGTCGTGCCACTCATCGAATGCCTCGTCCGCCGTGAGGAGGTTCCAGTTGATCGGGCGCAGCGGGCGCTCATCGTCGAAGTCGGCGGTCCCGAAGACAGCGTCGGGACCGCCGAACTCCTCGAACGAGTCGCCGCCCTCGATCTCCAGCGTCTGCTGGTCGGATTCGACGTCGGTGCTCATCACGGTGGCCTTCAGAAGCTGACGGCGTGGGCCGGCTCGTTGACCACGTTCATCTCGTTGGTCGGAGGATCGGGCTGCTTGGCAGGGTTGCGGTCCACGACGTAGCGGGTGCGGGCGCAGTCGTGTCCGATCCGGCGGGCGACGAATTGCTCGCGGATCTCGCTGGGACCGCCGGGTCGCTCCTGCTCGTACTCGTGGATGTAGCCGGAAGCGACGATCTGGTCGCCGGGCTTGAACCGCGGGTAGGCCCGCTCGGCCGCGCGGTCGAACAGGACCAGGTCGCAGAAGACGGGGTCGAGCTTGGTGAACGACCCGTCGACCTCCTTGCGGTGCTGCTCGATGCCGACCCGGCAGAAGAACCGGGCGTGACCCTTGCCGGTGAACGTGAGCTCCGGCGCTGTCGCGATGAACCCGTGAAGGCTCATCTGAGTGGGAATCGTCATCGTCTGACTCCTGACGTCGGGCGGTGCCCGGATGGCATCCGCTCTCAGGAGTCAGGTGTGCAGCGGCGACGATCTGCCTGGATGGTTACGCTCGTTGCCGATGAAGAGCAGTGGTCGTGGCCGCGCACAGAGCGACGAGTTCTACGTCGTCGATCTTTGTGACGAGGCGTTGGGAGAGGCGGGCCTACGCCAACACAGGTTCCCGTGGCTTCTTGGTGACCCGTCTCCGAAAACTGGGAGAGCAACCGCACTTCCGGTGGATGCCTACTGGCCCAGTCGCAGCCTCGTTGTCGAGTTCTACGAGCGGCAGCACACCGAGGCGGTCGCGTTCTTCGACAAGCCCGACAGGATCACGGTCTCGGGCGTGCCTCGCGGTGAACAGCGAGCGCTGTATGACGAGCGGCGCCGTCAGCTCATTCCTCAGCACGGCCTCAGGCTGGTGGTGATCTCCCTGGAAGCCTTCGAGAACAAGCGCGGCAAGATCGTTCGCAGTCACGACCGCGACCTGGATGCGGTCGCCAGACTGCTTTCCTAGCTGTGATGCCCAGGCACGTTGGTCGAGATCCTGCTACGACACGGTCTGACATGTAGATGGACGAAGGCCTCCCCGGTGTGGAGTGGAGCTGTCTAGAAACCGCTCCGCCACCAAGGAGGCCTTCGTGTCCCACGCTACCCATGCCAATGCTGCCCTGACCCCTCGCGCCCGGCTCCGACTCGCACGCCTGGTCGTCGAGCACGGTTGGCCGCCCGCTCGCGCGGCCGAGCGCTACGACGTCTCCTGGCGCACCGCGAAGAAGTGGGCCGAGCGATACCGAGCCGAAGGCCCGGACGGCATGCACGACCGGTCCTCGGCCCCACGTCATCAGCCGAACCGGACATCGACCCCGGTGGTACGCAAGATCGTGCACCTGCGCTGGAAGCAACGCCTCGGCCCCATCGCGATCGGCGACAAGCTGGGCATGCCGGCCTCGACCGTGCACGCAGTCTTGGTCCGGTGCCGCATCAACCGACTCACCCACATCGACCGCGCCACCGGTGAGCCCATCCGGCGCTACGAGCACGAACGGCCCGGCGACCTGATCCACGTCGACGTCAAGAAGCTGGGCCGGGTCCCTGACGGTGGCGGATGGCGCTACGTGGGGCGTCAGCAAGGCGGCAAGAACCGTTCGGCGACCGTGGAGCGCACCGGCGCGGCCAAGAACAAGTGGCACAACCCGTTGATCGGAACCTGCTACCTGCACACCGTGATCGATGACCACTCCCGCGTGGCCTACGTCGAGGCCCACGACGACGAGACCAAGGAGACCGCAACCCAGGTCCTCAAGAACGCGACTGCTTGGTTCGCTCAGCGCGGCGTCACCGTCCGGCGAGTGCTCTCCGACAACGGCAGCTGCTACCGATCGCACCTGTGGCGCGACACCTGCACCGAACTCGGCATCACACCTAAGAAGACCCGGCCCTACCGACCCCAGACGAACGGGAAGATCGAACGCTTCCACCGGACCCTGGCCGAGGGCTGGGCCTTCAAGAAGTTCTACAACTCCGAATCAGCCCGCCTCGCGGCTCTGCCAGGATGGATCCACGAGTACAACCACCACCGGCCCCACTCAGCAATCGGGAAGGCAGCCCCCATCACCAGGTTGGACAACCTGGCTGGGCATCACACCTAGCGGCGGCGGAGTGCCGCTTCGACCTGGGTTCGTTGATCGCGGAGCCGCTCGGCTTCCTTGCGAGCCGTCCAAGGACGTAGGTCGGTGACCAGCGGCGGGGCGCTGCGGAGCAGTACGAGAGCGGTGCCGAATGGCAGGGTGCGAATCACCTCTGGCGGCAACACCGGCACTCGTCGCACGGAGCGTTGGAGCGACCGGGAGCCGTAGTCGCCGACGGAGACGGTGTCGGTCTTCTCGTCGCGCTCGCCGATCAGGGCGGAGAGGTCTTGGAGGTCCTTCGCCGACGAAGTGCCGCCGAGGACGACTTTGACGATGGAGGCGTCCCAGATGGCGCCGGCCGCGTGGTCGCCCCACTTGTCCCGGGCCTGGGAGAGGGACTGGAGCACGGGCATCGTGGTGATCCCGGTGCCGCCGCCCTCGGCCATGAGGACCGGCAGGGACGGCAGCGGCGAGAGGTTGCCGATCTCGTCGAATGCCAGGAGTAGCGGTGGGTCCATGCGTGCGCCGGGTGATGCGGCGGCGAGGTGGCGGGCGGTCTCGACGAGATCCTCGATGAAGGCTGCGACGAGTGACCAGGAGGCGCCAGCTCCTGCGCCGGTGGCGAGGAGGTAGAGGGTGCCGTTGCTGGTGAGGAAGTCGACGGGGTCGAAGTGCTCGCCGGGGTTCGGGGACACGGCGTCGAGGACTCGTGGGTCGGCGAGGCAGGTTAGGGCGAGGGAGACGCCCATCCAGATCGAGTCTCGGGTGCGGGGGTCGGAGTGGATCATCGACTCCAACGAGTCGGCCCAGCCGGGTGCAGCCTTGTGGTTGCTCGACAAGATCGCCACCGCGTCGGCCGCCGCAGACGGCGACAGCGTCCACCCGAACAGCTCGCGGGGACTGCGATTGTCGAGGGCAGCCGCATGGAGCAGCGCCTGGAGGGCTGTGCGGGTCTTGCCTTCCCAGAAGCCGCCGGACTCGACCCCGCCGGTCGACAAGCCGGTTGCGGACGCCAGGCCGGTGGCTCGGATCATCGCGGTGAGTGGGTCTTCGCAACCGCGCACGGGTGACCAGCGAAGGCCGGCCGGTAGACCCTCGGCAAGCCGTTGAGGGTCGAAGACCGCGACCGGTCCTCGCTCCTGGCGAGCGGTGAGGGTGGCTGCGATGTTGTCGGGTCGGGTGGCGGTGGTGATTACCGCGCCGGGGGCGTCGAGGATCGCGCTGATGACGACGTGGAGGCCCTTGCCCGAGCGGGGCGGTCCCAGCACCAGGATCGAGTCCTCGACCGACGCCCAGACGCCCTGACCCCGCGAGCGCCCGAGGAGGTAGCCGACGTCGGAGGGCTCCGGCTTGTCGAGGGACGGTCGCAGCGTCCGGCCACGCGCAAGCAGCGCCTTATCCGATGCAACCGCTCGTACGTCGCGTCCAGTGGCGACCCCTGCAAGTCGGCGGGGATCATGCGACGTCGTGTGCCTCATCGAGCCGATCCGTCGCCACAGCACGAGGGTGCTGGCGATGACCGCCGAGACCATGAGCAGCAGCACGAGCCAGTAGACCCAAGCTGCGAGTCCGTCGGCACCGAGCGCGGTGGATGGGTCGCTGGGGTGGGTGAGAACTCGAAAGCCGACCTCCCAGCCGCCAGACGGTTGCGAGGCGCCTGACACCCACGCGGCGGCAGACCCAGCAAGTCGCAGGATCGCCGCCATCAGGCCGACGGCGGCGATGAGGATGAGGCCGAGGTTGACCAGCTCGTCGTCGACTCCCTGCCCGCGAGGGTTCACGCCGCACCCCCATCGGCACTCGCGCTGACCATGACGGTGCCGGACCGCTTACCCATGAACACCACCAGGCCCGGGTGAGCTTCGAGCAGCGCCGGCGGTAGGCGCAGTCGCGCGGTGCCGTCGGTGCTGGCGACCTGGTTGGCGACCACCACGGCGACAGCGACTTCCTCGTTGGGCAGGAAGCCGCCGCCGGTCACCTCGCCGACCGTGGTCGCCGCCTCGCGCAAAGGCTTGACCATCCGCAGGCGTGGACGGGCAGGAGTGACGATGTCGGTGAAGGTGTTCCCGTCGGCTTCGTGGACCTCGACCCGCACGGCGGTCCCCAGGTCGGCGGCGATCTCGTCGAGTATTCGCTGGAGGTCGTCGCGGGTGAGCGATCCGTCGGCGGAGTAGGGCTCGTGGTCGAGCTTGACGGTCAGGAAGCCCTTCTCGTCGACGTCGACCTCGACCAGCGGCATGACCACGGGGACGCGGACCGCTTGGCGGTCGTCGCGCCGGTACGGGGCGGCAGCGTTGATCATGCTCATAGCCCGATCGTCTCCACCTGCCGCTGAGCGACCGTTTGCACTCGTGCTGCCCCACGCCCAGCAGCGAGCGCTTCGCGGTCGAGTCCGGGCGGGTTGCCGTCGCCGACCTGCGGGGTGTCGAGCTTGTCGAGGATCGTGACCGCCGAACCCCGCACACGCTCGGCGGTGGACTGCACGACCTCGACGGGCGTCTTGCCCGGCACGCTCGACGCCCAGGAGGCGACGTACGGGATCGTGTAGTCGTCGGTCGCCAGCCCGTGCGCCGCGCCGACCATGAGGGCGACGGACTCGGCTTCGACCTCGGCGATGCCACGGTGCATGGCGGCGTCGGCATTGTCAGGTCCGTGGAGCATGACGTGCCCCAGCTCGTGGGCCAGCGTCTTGACCTGGGCGGCGTCGTCCATGTCCATCCGCACCGACACCTCGCGGGTCATGTAGTCGGTCAATCCGTTGGCGCCACCAATCGACCTCGCATCCGAGACGAGACGCAGCTCGAACCCGTGCCGGCTGATCTGGTCGGCAAGGCCGTCCCACAGGCCATCCGGTGCCTGGCCTTGGAGCAAGGCGGGGCGCGGCGTCTC from Nocardioides salarius harbors:
- a CDS encoding single-stranded DNA-binding protein, with amino-acid sequence MTIPTQMSLHGFIATAPELTFTGKGHARFFCRVGIEQHRKEVDGSFTKLDPVFCDLVLFDRAAERAYPRFKPGDQIVASGYIHEYEQERPGGPSEIREQFVARRIGHDCARTRYVVDRNPAKQPDPPTNEMNVVNEPAHAVSF
- a CDS encoding type IV secretory system conjugative DNA transfer family protein, whose protein sequence is MNPRGQGVDDELVNLGLILIAAVGLMAAILRLAGSAAAWVSGASQPSGGWEVGFRVLTHPSDPSTALGADGLAAWVYWLVLLLMVSAVIASTLVLWRRIGSMRHTTSHDPRRLAGVATGRDVRAVASDKALLARGRTLRPSLDKPEPSDVGYLLGRSRGQGVWASVEDSILVLGPPRSGKGLHVVISAILDAPGAVITTATRPDNIAATLTARQERGPVAVFDPQRLAEGLPAGLRWSPVRGCEDPLTAMIRATGLASATGLSTGGVESGGFWEGKTRTALQALLHAAALDNRSPRELFGWTLSPSAAADAVAILSSNHKAAPGWADSLESMIHSDPRTRDSIWMGVSLALTCLADPRVLDAVSPNPGEHFDPVDFLTSNGTLYLLATGAGAGASWSLVAAFIEDLVETARHLAAASPGARMDPPLLLAFDEIGNLSPLPSLPVLMAEGGGTGITTMPVLQSLSQARDKWGDHAAGAIWDASIVKVVLGGTSSAKDLQDLSALIGERDEKTDTVSVGDYGSRSLQRSVRRVPVLPPEVIRTLPFGTALVLLRSAPPLVTDLRPWTARKEAERLRDQRTQVEAALRRR
- a CDS encoding serine/arginine repetitive matrix protein 2, which codes for MRVQTRDLAAREEKLETLQQKLTESVSALVTGDDWKRALEFAAKFRSRSFNNTMLIHVQHYAAFQQGRVPEPVPTYAAGFRQWLSLNRAVMKGQSGYAILAPVTARFASSNPADADSWRRLARGEKPGFGDAVRSKLVGLKPAHVWDISQTDGEPIPETPRPALLQGQAPDGLWDGLADQISRHGFELRLVSDARSIGGANGLTDYMTREVSVRMDMDDAAQVKTLAHELGHVMLHGPDNADAAMHRGIAEVEAESVALMVGAAHGLATDDYTIPYVASWASSVPGKTPVEVVQSTAERVRGSAVTILDKLDTPQVGDGNPPGLDREALAAGRGAARVQTVAQRQVETIGL
- a CDS encoding IS481 family transposase, with amino-acid sequence MSHATHANAALTPRARLRLARLVVEHGWPPARAAERYDVSWRTAKKWAERYRAEGPDGMHDRSSAPRHQPNRTSTPVVRKIVHLRWKQRLGPIAIGDKLGMPASTVHAVLVRCRINRLTHIDRATGEPIRRYEHERPGDLIHVDVKKLGRVPDGGGWRYVGRQQGGKNRSATVERTGAAKNKWHNPLIGTCYLHTVIDDHSRVAYVEAHDDETKETATQVLKNATAWFAQRGVTVRRVLSDNGSCYRSHLWRDTCTELGITPKKTRPYRPQTNGKIERFHRTLAEGWAFKKFYNSESARLAALPGWIHEYNHHRPHSAIGKAAPITRLDNLAGHHT